The genomic stretch AAGGCACTCCCTTACTTGTCACGCAGCTTCTCccattctttttttagatattccacttaagtaaaataaatcttttaacatatatatctactattcgcaaaaaaaaaccaCGCCAAAATGAGAAATGACATTAATTCGTGTAAATTTGAAAGTACATGTATAGCTAGACAGCTTcaactgaaaaataattttaagttttGTATAAACTAAGCAAAAAGGGTAGTAGCTAAACTAGCTTACCATCAATGTCTCCCAAACTTTTTGAAATTTCCTCCCAGGACTTTTTTTTTCTGTCTTTGTCTTTGTATTCTGTTGAGTACACTTTCCATATGCACGAATACTGTGGTTTTAGGTTTACTAACCTTTCATGCACAGAGAGTTCTTCAGGTTCTCCACAAGCAGAATTATCAGCAAGATCTTGCTGCTGTTCTGAGATCAGCAGAATCACACAAATATGGATATTTTGAATTATATTATATACCTTTGagatctttaaatgaagcaaaTTCAACCACTTTATGAACAAGTTCATTTCGACTTTTCTGGGCTCTTTTACATAAACTTTAGGTAGGTCCAGCATTGCGATGTCTCAAGTTCATTACGTTCTGTAACACATCAGGTATCGGTTTCTTTTTGGCTGACGAAGGTGAAAATTAACCAGAAATATTTCTCGTTTTAGCTTCCATTTGTGACATCACATCAGACAAAGTCAATCCGAAAAAGTCAAAACCTGACCAACACTTTGACGAGGAAACACTTAATTTTGACAGTGCCATCCTGACAACACCAGATATTTTTTGTGACGATACACTGAACATTTCATCACCTGATGTTTCACCTATAAAATATGGTTGAtcaccttttttattattttgcagTGTAACTAGTTGACGGTATCGTCTGTCAATTTGATATCGTGGACTGACTCGAAACCAGGAGGCATGCGAATAAATTTCTTTCCAACTTTTACAACGAAAGTTTTGACACGTTCAGTAATGTCAATGTCCCCGATGGATATCACTCCAGCCCATGCAGAGCTGTACCGGCTATAGCATGTTTTCACCATAATTTTATCAGTCATTGCACAGTCTGTGGTTGATATATTCTTCAAGGGAGCAACCTTTAGAGCATCAATAACGTCTTTTTTGTGAAAACCAAAGAATCCATTCACATTCCATACTCTTGTTGGTTTTACAGCGGTAGATTCAAATACATTCTTCATGGCGGCTGTtggatatattatatatatatatatatatatatatttcaatttAGACAAAATAATGTGCCACCATTTACCCCGATGCAGTAATATCCATAAAATCACCTTAAAAGGTacttaaacagtgttttaaacTACTTCACAAAGCGGACAGTTACAGTTATCTACCCTCTCACACAGTAGGTGCCAAGAAAACTactactaaaatctcttatcaTTTCGGTGCTGCGTATGGGAGAATTTTATGAACTCTAAACCAAGCCCTTACAGAAAATTGTCCACAAAAATGACTTCTATTTATTTTAAGTACGCGATCAATTCAATTTGAGACTTTAgtttaagatttttaaattttgtgtgaTATGTACAGTTACGTTTTTGCTCATTAGAAAAGAAATCTTGCATccacatttttataaattaactTAAGCCGTGGTAAAACAAACATTTCCTTACTTCATATTGAAGAACGGCGTTGATGAGAAAGTTTTGTGAAATTAAATTGATCGTGTATTACCCCCtgaatgaaaaacaaaacactgCAACATATACATTAATGGGAAACACGTGAAAAAGGTATGCTTAATGAATTGCAGGATCTCCAATATCTATAAAGGTAGGTGCAACTCGTGCAACACTCgcctgaaaaaatatattaagacAACAACCAGTGTAGCTGTTTGTAATGGAAATATTGGACTGTTTGTTCGGCTTCAGGAGGACAACATTCCTGGGATTCCTTTACGAATAGTTTTTGCAAAGAAAATAACGAATTCAAAGAAAGGCAGAGACAACATTACAATGTCATTTTAGAGGCCAGTGACAAAAAACTTTCATGgtattttacagaattttttgCGACCTTTGTTGGTGGGTCTAAACAGTTCTGTTTAAAGAATCTTTTTGCatgacaaaaattatttcatctgACATATCAATGTCAATAGTTAGGGTCTAAACAAACACAAGTACACTGACCCATCCAAAAAATCTGCTTAGCGTGACTAAAGTGATTTATTTATGTCGCTGATTTGTGTCGCTTGCCCCTAAAATGATATTACTTAGTTACCTTGCTGCTTTAGTTTGGTCTGTGGCTTTCTTTTTCCTGTTAGCTACTTGTGTTAGAACATCTTTGCAGTTTGATTAGCCGTAGTTTTGTCTTTTATATCTTCCGTTTTTTAGACAGCTTGGAGTTTTTAAAGTAGTAAAGCTCCCCTGCAACATTATCATCAGCACCACCAGGAATTTTAATCTTTCTTGCTGACATATTCTTAGATACCACCGTAATTTATGAGCAAGGAAACTCACTGTTATCTGTAGTTAGTTAGGTCTCATAAGACTTGCACTATAACATAGACATTACAGACTGCGACACTGAGCTAATCATCAAATCAATGAGCGTGAATACTTCTGTCCCTTCGCCATTTATCTGTCTTTTATGTTCCTCTATGATCCTTTCCGATGCGTGCCTTACaaatatagcaaaaaaataCGATTTTCataatatatttgaaaaatcaTGTGTTGTGATTATCATAATATCCTTTCTGCGTCAACCTGGAAGTATACTACGAGATTTATTGGGCATACCTAATTAATGTATTGGTATTTGACGGTACTTGACAACACCTTTAAAAAAACTCAACTTGTAACTTTTGCCGTCTCTGTTATGTCAAATTAATGTGCCCGATTTTTATGGTTTTTCAGTGCTGAAAAACGAATACGGAATGATCGGAACAATGACagacattttaacttttttgtccAAATAGCTTTTATTTTACTATACTTTTTTGGTATGGTTTTGCATgttagaataaataaaaatgaagggGGATTGCTTTAGCAAGGCAGGTCAACGACAGGTCTaagcttgtgtttttatttaaacagatgCTGCAATGCATTTTTACAACAACTTTTTCTACAGAATAGAACGTGTCGGGTAACTAACTGTTTCAGATAAACTGGGTGGTGACAGGGAAAAggttgtgtttctatttaaaccgaagtttaATATGTTCACCACTTTACATGTTGTAAAAGGACCGCGACCTCGTTTTTCTTTACGTCAAAATGGGTATGTAAATAGGTTTATTGTAAAGTAATTCTATTAGAATATCTCTTCTTAATGTAGAAACGATACAAGGACGAAATTGTTTTTAGGGGCCGAAAATTGACCCCAAGGTATGACTTAACGAAACTATGTTTAATTCGCAATACGATTTGCAATATCCCTTAATATTTTTTGGCGCGAAATGCGTATCTTCATAAGCAGCGTCATACTAAAAAAACAgaagtttgtttttcttgaaaaattttCCGCCCTACACATTCGACATGTTTGCAAGGAATCTTGTTGGTTATCTTCCAGAAAGACAAAGTGTACTGCGTTAGTTATTATTTTAGCTAAATCATGTGCAAAAATACAAAAGACGGTGTGTGCTCCTGTCTAACAATTCTACGGAGTGATGACTTTCGTTACATgctaattattaaaattaaagtgtCTACATTGCAATGACgtgataaatattaaaaataacataGACGTGCAATTCCATTCAATATTTTTCTTCGGCGACCAATGTGAGTTATATTACTTGGCGCCTGAAAGAAAGTaagttaaaatttaagaaactatTTACCTtcgcataaaaaaataattaaaaggaaGGGTTAAAAGAACTTTACCTGGAGGTGTTACCGAGATCACTCTGACAAACTTTTTGATGCATCGCGGTAAAGGGCTAGAAAATTAAGGGCCAATTGGGTTTTTTTTCAATGACTTTTCAGTGAATGAGACTCATTATACTTAATAAGCATATAGAAATTGTTATTAGAACATTTTAAATTAATCACAGTTAACAATATATTTTTGCACGAAAGCTAAATAATTTTCCCCCTTTACCTAGGCATATTTATGTCAATTCTCTCTTTATACTAATTATTATGCcttagaaataattttaacacTCGTACGGAAAAAAATCAGTTctaaatgcattttaaaaatataagtcaGATGGGTTAAGAAATGTGATTTTAGTAGCCACGAAATTAAAACCTAGAGACAGTTCTCCCGTGGTAATAACACATGAAAGAGAATctaaaatggcttatttaaagAACAGATTTTGTGATAGTTTTAATGACTTCTCCTGTGCTATAACATTCTTCGTCTCTTTATGTGTCCCAGAACGTTATGACATAGATTTGTTCAAATTCTATCTGCCACAAAAATCAAATACGTGTAATTCCATTTACCTCTTCCCTTTCTTGCTTGTCCATTACCACGTTTGTAATCACGTATCCGAAGATCACGTTTGTAATCACGTCCCTGAAGGTCACGTTTGTAATGACGTGCCCGAAGGGCTGAATCTAAAACgataaatttatacaaaattaatCTCACACGGCTTAAcgctttttcatttttcttgcaCGCAGCTTTTACTCCTAATTTAAATAGAAAATTCTTTACTACTTCAGGCCATTAGTTTTTATTAAGAGTCTAAAATTTCTTTAAGCCACATATCTTTTCTTTAAACCTGTTGCTTGGCAAAACGACAGGCATTGCTGTTAAAACTATTTGCAAACGCTCCAGAAGATCCAAATCAGAAACGACAAAAATATAACACTGTTTGAAtggattgaaaaaaatattaaccaaTATTTTTTCTAGCAATAGTGATTGGTCTACAGGTTTATTTTTAGAGAGGTGACTATGTGAGAAGGGATATTTGGTCTCTCATTAATGACCATACATTTCCAATTTGACATGAAGAACGTTGATAAAATGCTATAAAAGCAGAGGATTCGGAAGATCTAAATGTCTTGAAGCAACGctgttatttaaatattatttaaaagcaTTTGCCAGTTTCTTTTTCCGATAAAATAAACTAAATgtctgataaaataaaaattgattattCCAAATGCTATCTAccacaaaataaaatgtgtATAATTCATTTACCTTTCCACCTTCTTGCTTCTGCACTAGCAGCTTTGTAATCATGTCCCTGAAGATCACCTTTGTAATCACGTGCACGGAGGGCGGAATctgaaacaataaatttatacaacagacattttattttagttaCAACTTTTGTTTGTATGAGCCAAAGATTTCTGAACAAAAAGTCAAGTTCGAGGGAATGTAAAGCAACGAGTCTAGATTCTGCTCTGTTTGAATTTTAATGATGTGATTGGCTGGATGTAAATATGTTGACAAAGAATTTTTGCGGAAAATAGCGACACGAAGAACTCTTTAGTAACAAGggctttttgttgaaaataatgaTTTTGCGTTAAACGCAACATTTTATTAGAACCAGTATCAAAGTAATGTTGTGAGCATCAAAATGTCACGCTACCAATGCAATTTAACATTTTCAGGCGATAGTAATTAACTTAAATTTGTCATTATCGCCTTAATCTCACGCACCTtaacgttttttcatttttcttgcaCGCAGCTTTTACtcctaatttaaataaaaattctttacTGCTTCAAACCATTAGCTTTTATTTAGAGTCAACAGTTTCTTTAAGCCACATATCCTTTCTTTAAATCCGTTGCTTGTCAAAGGGAGAGGCATTACTGTTATAAATGAGAAATAAGATCCAAATCATAAACGACAAAAATATAACACTGTTTGAAtggattaaaaataatattaaccaaATACTTTTTCTAATAGTAATGACTAGACTACGGGTTCATTATTAGAGAGGTGACTATGCGAGAATGGATATTTGGTCTCTCATTAATGACCATACATTTCCAATTTGACATGAAGAACGTTGATAAAATGCTATAAAAGCAGAGGATTCGGAAGATCTAAATTTCTTGAAGCAACGctgttatttaaatattatttaaaagcaTTTGCCAGTTTCTTTTTCCGATAAAATAAACTAAATgtctgataaaataaaaattgattattCCAAATGCTATCTAccacaaaataaaatgtgtATAATTCATTTACCTTTCCACCTTCTTGCTTCTGCACTAGCAGCTTTGTAATCCTTTCCCTGAAGATCACCTTTGAAATCACGTGCACGGAGGGCGGAATCTGAAACAATTAATTTATACAACAGACATGTTATTTTAGTTATAACGTTTGTTTGCATGAGCCAAAGATTTTTGAACAAAAAATCAAGTTCGAGGAAATGTAAAGAAACGAGTCTAGATTCTGCTCTGTTTTAGGTTTAATGATCTGATTGGCTGGATGCAAATATGTTGACAAAGAATTGTTGCGGAAAACAGCAACACGAAGAACTCTTTAGTAACAAGGGTTTTTTCTGGAAAATAATGATTTTGTGTTAAACACAACATTTTATTGGAACCAGTAACAAAATAATGTTGTGAGCAACAAAATGACACGCTACCAACGCAATTTAACATTTTCAGGCGATAGTAATTAACTTAAATTTGCCACTATCGCCTTAATCTCACGCGGCTTAAcgctttttcattttcttgcACGCAGCTTTTACTCCTAATTTAAATAGAAAATTCTTTACTAATTCAAGCCATTAGTTTATATTTGGAGCGTACAGTTTCCTTAAGCCACATATCCTTTCTTTAAATTTGCTTGGCAAAGCAACGGGCATTACTGTTGTAAATATTTGCAAACGTTTAAGAAGATCCAAATCAGAAACGACAAAAATATAACACTGTTTGAAtggattgaaaaaaatattaaccaaTATTTTTTCTAGCAATAGTGATTGGTCTACAGGTTTATTTTTAGAGAGGTGACTATGTGAGAATGGATATTTGGTCTCTAATTAATGACCAGACATTTCCAATTTGAGATGAGAAACCTTGTTTATTATTAGAGAGGTAACAATATCTTAGAAATTGAAAAATGTTAGGAGAGCAATAGAATATTGTCGTTCTTTTATGCAATGAAACAGTAAGTCACTTCAAGAAAAGTTGGTAAAAAgagagtttttttatttcttctaaagGACACCAAAGTGCCTACATAGCCTtaattaaggtggcagtaacccttttaaacaacaggatttttttttacataatttgttACGAAAGGTTACTTTCAgactatatacatatatttctgCTGTTATAACAcaattgtcacgattttatggctaaaatactattatctttcaccaaaaatattcaaccttaacaattcctctttaaaatagaattcatgaataattaattagttctgccgaaTATAGTTTAAGTCTACCCGCTGGCGAACAGTGTTGTACAGAacgaaatgacgtaattattaaagagaaacgttaataacaacaaaaatggcgcattatgtagatcttcattatgctacactgcaagagttttaactttcgatagcattttggttttactttaaaattttcagacatgcttgatgaaccatgcagccatgatacgatgtgcggaaatctttttgttcggaatatttttcttttaacagcgttcgatgcagcaggggatgctaacaaagaagcttttaaaaacaaaaacaaaaggctattgttaaaaaaataagaatgaacgAAAAAAATCCGCACACCGTTTTAGCAAGGTTAACCCAAGGACCATTTAAgaacagaagctgatgaaaaataatgagattgtaaaaagttggagctcgtagaagccgatttttttcttgtttatgatatatctttaaatataaatttctgctgactcagcaattttagtgttaagttaaaatatatatatacgacACTGAGTAAATTTATTGAGCTATTTGGTCAGCTAACAAAGGGTTACTGGcaccttaaaagaaaaattttaccttaatttttttccaattgcatttaaaaaaataagagttCGGTAAAATTGTATCAGTTTTTGGATCAGCAAATTAATTTTACCTTCGCTATCTTCAAGTTGACTAGCCTGGAATGAATCTAAAGAACgacaaaagaataaaattatttgACCTAAAGTAGATGTAGTTATTCATTCTAAAATAAGCAAAGTTGTACAaattaacataaataaaaaatattatgggaacagaaaataatttttttctcactttgaacagtgcatttttttaattttaaagaaaaacagtATTCCGACATTAACGAGATTGAAGGAACACGTTAACATATTTTTggatcataaaaaatatatcataagAGACAACTGTACATTACGCTTCTCTGCATTGGTGAAAAGCAATGAGATTAGCGTACGAGTatgtgtttttttcaattttttttaccttgtgCCCTGATTCCTTGACGCCTTTTTAAAGCGgaatctaaatataaaaagtataaaagttACAATGAAACTTTCAATCAAAAAATTTCATCATTTCTATGTATTCATTATCATGGCAAGCTATTTAAACTAGTTGATTTCAGGAGACAGGTATAGCCGCAACAAATGTTTCTCAAGATGGAATGTACCATTTTTGAGATTATAAATTTCAAAGCAATTTATATCTTGACTTGCTTAGAAAAAAAACTGAGCGAAAAAAATTAATGCTCCAAAAATACATTGATAGACAATCTGAATGAGTCTAAGAAATCAAATTGATTTCTCTGATGTAGATATTCATTCTGAtagttttaaatgtttaaaaatgaaatttggcCACTCAGGATCGAAGGCTCGACGGATCAAGGAGATAGACAAAACTGACAAAAACGTGAATTTACGGCAATCTCTTTAACAATTGgtcgaagaagaagaaagaggCTGCCCGTAAGATCTCGGATCGATtcataaattttaagaaatgcTATTGGGTAACTCAGTATTAGACAAAGCTTTTCATAATTGTAACACAAATGTTAAAGTGATTGTAGACAATTTGTATATCTTAATCTTTTGTTAACACTCGAGatcaaaattcgaaacagtcctgtctaaaaaaaattctacttaAAATTCGAAAGTACCTAaagaataaaactttgtaaacaaaacattacgatgttcGACACGTACAGAATAACGTGTAAAGTTGAATGCGGAGCTAAAATATAGTTACAACGAATATCGAAGtaattttttaactagctaggtagccaaGAAAAACATCGGCTTCAACGAGCTTTATATCGACTCGGTACCACAAAGCTACACCAAGTAATCTGAAAACGAGAGGAGACGTATTTGTTATGATTTCGTCGccctgtatttagtaattttagtaAAACTGGATATCAGCATCGTTCTTATGGCTaaaaaaggctattgttaaaaaagtaagaatgaacaaaaaaaatccgcacacCGTTTTAGCAAGGTTAACCCAAGGACCATTTAAgaacagaagctgatgaaaaataatgagattgtaaaaagttggagctcgtagaagccgatttttttcACTGAGTAAATTTATTGAGCTATTTGGTCAGCTAACAAAGGGTTACTGGcaccttaaaagaaaaattttaccttaatttttttccaattgcatttaaaaaaataagagttCGGTAAAATTGTATCAGTTTTTGGATCAGCAAATTAATTTTACCTTCGCTATCTTCAAGTTGACTAGCCTGGAATGAATCTAAAGAACgacaaaagaataaaattatttgACCTAAAGTAGATGTAGTTATTCATTCTAAAATAAGCAAAGTTGTACAaattaacataaataaaaaatattatgggaacagaaaataatttttttctcactttgaacagtgcatttttttaattttaaagaaaaacagtATTCCGACATTAACGAGATTGAAGGAACACGTTAACATATTTTTggatcataaaaaatatatcataagAGACAACTGTACATTACGCTTCTCTGCATTGGTGAAAAGCAATGAGATTAGCGTACGAGTatgtgtttttttcaattttttttaccttgtgCCCTGATTCCTTGACGCCTTTTTAAAGCGgaatctaaatataaaaagtataaaagttACAATGAAACTTTCAATCAAAAAATTTCATCATTTCTATGTATTCATTATCATGGCAAGCTATTTAAACTAGTTGATTTCAGGAGACAGGTATAGCCGCAACAAATGTTTCTCAAGATGGAATGTACCATTTTTGAGATTATAAATTTCAAAGCAATTTATATCTTGACTTGCTTAGAAAAAAAACTGAGCGAAAAAAATTAATGCTCCAAAAATACATTGATAGACAATCTGAATGAGTCTAAGAAATCAAATTGATTTCTCTGATGTAGATATTCATTCTGAtagttttaaatgtttaaaaatgaaatttggcCACTCAGGATCGAAGGCTCGACGGATCAAGGAGATAGACAAAACTGACAAAAACGTGAATTTACGGCAATCTCTTTAACAATTGgtcgaagaagaagaaagaggCTGCCCGTAAGATCTCGGATCGATtcataaattttaagaaatgcTATTGGGTAACTCAGTATTAGACAAAGCTTTTCATAATTGTAACACAAATGTTAAAGTGATTGTAGACAATTTGTATATCTTAATCTTTTGTTAACACTCGAGatcaaaattcgaaacagtcctgtctaaaaaaaattctacttaAAATTCGAAAGTACCTAaagaataaaactttgtaaacaaaacattacgatgttcGACACGTACAGAATAACGTGTAAAGTTGAATGCGGAGCTAAAATATAGTTACAACGAATATCGAAGtaattttttaactagctaggtagccaaGAAAAACATCGGCTTCAACGAGCTTTATATCGACTCGGTACAACAAAGCTACACCAAGTAATCTGAAAACGAGAGGAGACGTATTTGTTATGATTTCGTCGccctgtatttagtaattttagtaAAACTGGATATCAGCATCGTTCTTATGGCTaaaaaaggctattgttaaaaaagtaagaatgaacaaaaaaaatccgcacacCGTTTTAGCAAGGTTAACCCAAGGACCATTTAAgaacagaagctgatgaaaaataatgagattgtaaaaagttggagctcgtagaagccgatttttttcACTGAGTAAATTTATTGAGCTATTTGGTCAGCTAACAAAGGGTTACTGGcaccttaaaagaaaaattttaccttaatttttttccaattgcatttaaaaaaataagagttCGGTAAAATTGTATCAGTTTT from Hydractinia symbiolongicarpus strain clone_291-10 chromosome 12, HSymV2.1, whole genome shotgun sequence encodes the following:
- the LOC130622160 gene encoding uncharacterized protein LOC130622160 isoform X8, encoding MKIKVAIFFAFISMISAYQDSALKRRQGIRAQDSFQASQLEDSEDSALKRRQGIRAQDSFQASQLEDSEDSALKRRQGIRAQDSFQASQLEDSEDSALKRRQGIRAQDSFQASQLKDSEDSALKRRQGIRAQDSFQASQLEDSEDSALRARDFKGDLQGKDYKAASAEARRWKDSALRARDYKGDLQGHDYKAASAEARRWKDSALRARHYKRDLQGRDYKRDLRIRDYKRGNGQARKGRALYRDASKSLSE
- the LOC130622160 gene encoding uncharacterized protein LOC130622160 isoform X24 codes for the protein MKIKVAIFFAFISMISAYQDSALKRRQGIRAQDSFQASQLEDSEDSALKRRQGIRAQDSFQASQLEDSEDSALKRRQGIRAQDSFQASQLEDSEDSALKRRQGIRAQDSFQASQLEDSEDSALRARDFKGDLQGKDYKAASAEARRWKDSALRARDYKGDLQGHDYKAASAEARRWKDSALRARHYKRDLQGRDYKRDLRIRDYKRGNGQARKGRALYRDASKSLSE
- the LOC130622160 gene encoding uncharacterized protein LOC130622160 isoform X11, which produces MKIKVAIFFAFISMISAYQDSALKRRQGIRAQDSFQASQLEDSEDSALKRRQGIRAQDSFQASQLEDSEDSALKRRQGIRAQDSFQASQLEDSEDSALKRRQGIRAQDSFQASQLKDSEDSALKRRQGIRAQDSFQASQLEDSEDSALKRRQGIRAQDSFQASQLEDSEDSALRARDFKGDLQGKDYKAASAEARRWKDSALRARHYKRDLQGRDYKRDLRIRDYKRGNGQARKGRALYRDASKSLSE
- the LOC130622160 gene encoding uncharacterized protein LOC130622160 isoform X22, coding for MKIKVAIFFAFISMISAYQDSALKRRQGIRAQDSFQASQLEDSEDSALKRRQGIRAQDSFQASQLEDSEDSALKRRQGIRAQDSFQASQLKDSEDSALKRRQGIRAQDSFQASQLEDSEDSALRARDFKGDLQGKDYKAASAEARRWKDSALRARDYKGDLQGHDYKAASAEARRWKDSALRARHYKRDLQGRDYKRDLRIRDYKRGNGQARKGRALYRDASKSLSE
- the LOC130622160 gene encoding uncharacterized protein LOC130622160 isoform X18, giving the protein MKIKVAIFFAFISMISAYQDSALKRRQGIRAQDSFQASQLEDSEDSALKRRQGIRAQDSFQASQLKDSEDSALKRRQGIRAQDSFQASQLEDSEDSALKRRQGIRAQDSFQASQLEDSEDSALRARDFKGDLQGKDYKAASAEARRWKDSALRARDYKGDLQGHDYKAASAEARRWKDSALRARHYKRDLQGRDYKRDLRIRDYKRGNGQARKGRALYRDASKSLSE
- the LOC130622160 gene encoding uncharacterized protein LOC130622160 isoform X4, with the translated sequence MKIKVAIFFAFISMISAYQDSALKRRQGIRAQDSFQASQLEDSEDSALKRRQGIRAQDSFQASQLEDSEDSALKRRQGIRAQDSFQASQLKDSEDSALKRRQGIRAQDSFQASQLEDSEDSALKRRQGIRAQDSFQASQLEDSEDSALRARDFKGDLQGKDYKAASAEARRWKDSALRARDYKGDLQGHDYKAASAEARRWKDSALRARHYKRDLQGRDYKRDLRIRDYKRGNGQARKGRALYRDASKSLSE
- the LOC130622160 gene encoding uncharacterized protein LOC130622160 isoform X6, which gives rise to MKIKVAIFFAFISMISAYQDSALKRRQGIRAQDSFQASQLEDSEDSALKRRQGIRAQDSFQASQLEDSEDSALKRRQGIRAQDSFQASQLEDSEDSALKRRQGIRAQDSFQASQLEDSEDSALKRRQGIRAQDSFQASQLEDSEDSALRARDFKGDLQGKDYKAASAEARRWKDSALRARDYKGDLQGHDYKAASAEARRWKDSALRARHYKRDLQGRDYKRDLRIRDYKRGNGQARKGRALYRDASKSLSE
- the LOC130622160 gene encoding uncharacterized protein LOC130622160 isoform X2, which gives rise to MKIKVAIFFAFISMISAYQDSALKRRQGIRAQDSFQASQLEDSEDSALKRRQGIRAQDSFQASQLEDSEDSALKRRQGIRAQDSFQASQLEDSEDSALKRRQGIRAQDSFQASQLEDSEDSALKRRQGIRAQDSFQASQLEDSEDSALRARDFKGDLQGKDYKAASAEARRWKDSALRARDYKGDLQGHDYKAASAEARRWKDSALRARHYKRDLQGRDYKRDLRIRDYKRGNGQARKGRALYRDASKSLSE
- the LOC130622160 gene encoding uncharacterized protein LOC130622160 isoform X1, which translates into the protein MKIKVAIFFAFISMISAYQDSALKRRQGIRAQDSFQASQLEDSEDSALKRRQGIRAQDSFQASQLEDSEDSALKRRQGIRAQDSFQASQLEDSEDSALKRRQGIRAQDSFQASQLKDSEDSALKRRQGIRAQDSFQASQLEDSEDSALKRRQGIRAQDSFQASQLEDSEDSALRARDFKGDLQGKDYKAASAEARRWKDSALRARDYKGDLQGHDYKAASAEARRWKDSALRARHYKRDLQGRDYKRDLRIRDYKRGNGQARKGRALYRDASKSLSE
- the LOC130622160 gene encoding uncharacterized protein LOC130622160 isoform X12, yielding MKIKVAIFFAFISMISAYQDSALKRRQGIRAQDSFQASQLEDSEDSALKRRQGIRAQDSFQASQLEDSEDSALKRRQGIRAQDSFQASQLEDSEDSALKRRQGIRAQDSFQASQLKDSEDSALKRRQGIRAQDSFQASQLEDSEDSALKRRQGIRAQDSFQASQLEDSEDSALRARDYKGDLQGHDYKAASAEARRWKDSALRARHYKRDLQGRDYKRDLRIRDYKRGNGQARKGRALYRDASKSLSE
- the LOC130622160 gene encoding uncharacterized protein LOC130622160 isoform X14, producing the protein MKIKVAIFFAFISMISAYQDSALKRRQGIRAQDSFQASQLEDSEDSALKRRQGIRAQDSFQASQLEDSEDSALKRRQGIRAQDSFQASQLEDSEDSALKRRQGIRAQDSFQASQLEDSEDSALRARDFKGDLQGKDYKAASAEARRWKDSALRARDYKGDLQGHDYKAASAEARRWKDSALRARHYKRDLQGRDYKRDLRIRDYKRGNGQARKGRALYRDASKSLSE
- the LOC130622160 gene encoding uncharacterized protein LOC130622160 isoform X21; amino-acid sequence: MKIKVAIFFAFISMISAYQDSALKRRQGIRAQDSFQASQLEDSEDSALKRRQGIRAQDSFQASQLEDSEDSALKRRQGIRAQDSFQASQLEDSEDSALKRRQGIRAQDSFQASQLEDSEDSALRARDFKGDLQGKDYKAASAEARRWKDSALRARDYKGDLQGHDYKAASAEARRWKDSALRARHYKRDLQGRDYKRDLRIRDYKRGNGQARKGRALYRDASKSLSE
- the LOC130622160 gene encoding uncharacterized protein LOC130622160 isoform X16, coding for MKIKVAIFFAFISMISAYQDSALKRRQGIRAQDSFQASQLEDSEDSALKRRQGIRAQDSFQASQLEDSEDSALKRRQGIRAQDSFQASQLEDSEDSALKRRQGIRAQDSFQASQLEDSEDSALRARDFKGDLQGKDYKAASAEARRWKDSALRARDYKGDLQGHDYKAASAEARRWKDSALRARHYKRDLQGRDYKRDLRIRDYKRGNGQARKGRALYRDASKSLSE